Proteins encoded together in one Micromonospora kangleipakensis window:
- a CDS encoding AfsR/SARP family transcriptional regulator produces the protein MEFRLLGAVEAWAGDRQVDLGPRQQRLMLAILALNVNQLVPLDRLVDLTWPESPPPTARHAIHVRVSQLRTALAMAGADREGVKITTRGPTYLLRADPMSVDAHRFRALLTVARLETEDLEKAAMLRRALDLWHGPPLADVATPRVEDLCRGLEEARLTAVEEWLDTQLRLGRHEAVLDELAEYAGQYPYRQRLLAQLMLALYRAGRAADALVAYRLARSRLVDELGLDPSPQLQKLERAILRGDPALDLP, from the coding sequence GTGGAGTTCCGGCTCTTGGGTGCAGTGGAGGCATGGGCGGGTGATCGACAGGTCGATCTCGGGCCACGCCAACAGCGGCTTATGCTGGCGATCCTCGCGCTGAACGTGAATCAGCTTGTGCCGCTCGACCGCCTCGTTGACCTGACATGGCCTGAATCGCCGCCCCCGACCGCACGTCATGCCATCCACGTCCGCGTCTCGCAACTCCGCACCGCCCTGGCCATGGCCGGAGCGGATCGTGAAGGCGTAAAGATCACCACCCGCGGCCCGACGTATCTCCTGCGAGCCGACCCGATGAGTGTGGACGCCCACCGCTTCCGCGCTCTCCTCACCGTGGCTCGTCTTGAGACGGAGGACCTGGAGAAGGCGGCGATGTTGCGGCGTGCGCTCGATCTGTGGCACGGACCCCCGCTGGCCGACGTGGCGACCCCGCGAGTCGAAGATCTGTGCCGGGGGCTGGAGGAAGCGCGGTTGACGGCTGTGGAGGAGTGGCTGGACACGCAGTTGCGGCTCGGCCGGCACGAGGCCGTATTGGACGAACTCGCCGAGTACGCCGGGCAGTATCCGTACCGCCAACGATTGCTCGCGCAGCTCATGCTGGCCCTGTACCGCGCCGGCCGCGCCGCCGACGCGCTGGTCGCGTACCGGCTCGCGCGGAGTCGGCTGGTCGACGAGCTCGGACTCGACCCATCGCCGCAGCTGCAGAAGCTGGAGAGGGCGATCCTTCGCGGCGATCCTGCACTTGACCTGCCGTGA
- a CDS encoding ABC transporter ATP-binding protein, with protein sequence MASVQLEAVRLTKRFGDRTAVDGLSFTARQGEVVGLLGPNGSGKTTTIRLLTTVLAPTSGEFSVAGVPCTRPGEIRRRIGVLPESSGYPGHQTGEEYLRYHARLFGHGRPDAVRAAERLLAEVGLAERGSSRISTYSRGMRQRLGIARALVNDPAVVFLDEPTLGLDPAGQRQMLAIVREIAAGRGATVILSTHTLPDVEEICTSVLILHKGKILVSGTFGEVTRAVPTQQYAQMRVPIELVGRARQALAGVADLMTEPADERPDILRISLNGRPAADQGGTDTGMNAALRAVLSADVPVLSFEVEGARLSDAFLAMTGEGVR encoded by the coding sequence ATGGCCAGCGTGCAGCTCGAGGCGGTGCGGCTCACCAAGCGGTTCGGGGACCGTACGGCGGTTGACGGGTTGAGCTTCACGGCACGGCAAGGCGAGGTCGTGGGACTGCTCGGGCCGAACGGGTCGGGCAAGACGACCACCATCCGATTGCTCACCACGGTGCTCGCGCCGACGAGCGGGGAGTTCTCGGTGGCTGGGGTTCCCTGCACCCGGCCGGGCGAGATTCGCCGGCGGATCGGCGTGCTGCCGGAAAGCAGCGGCTATCCCGGACACCAGACGGGCGAGGAGTACCTGCGCTACCACGCGCGGCTGTTCGGCCACGGCCGTCCGGACGCCGTGCGGGCCGCCGAGCGGCTACTGGCGGAGGTAGGCCTGGCCGAGCGTGGCTCGTCGCGGATCTCCACGTACAGCCGCGGCATGCGGCAGCGGCTGGGTATCGCACGGGCGCTGGTCAACGATCCCGCTGTCGTGTTCCTCGACGAGCCGACGCTCGGGCTCGACCCGGCCGGGCAACGTCAGATGCTGGCGATCGTCCGCGAGATCGCGGCGGGCAGAGGAGCCACCGTCATCCTCAGCACCCATACCCTTCCGGACGTCGAGGAGATCTGCACGAGCGTGCTGATCCTCCACAAGGGGAAGATCCTCGTCTCCGGCACCTTCGGCGAGGTCACCCGCGCTGTCCCCACCCAGCAGTACGCGCAGATGCGCGTCCCGATCGAGTTGGTCGGTCGGGCCCGGCAAGCGCTCGCGGGCGTCGCCGACCTGATGACAGAGCCCGCCGACGAACGTCCCGACATCCTCAGGATCTCCCTGAACGGACGGCCGGCCGCAGACCAGGGCGGCACGGATACCGGGATGAACGCAGCACTGCGGGCGGTGCTGAGCGCCGACGTGCCGGTCCTGTCCTTCGAGGTCGAAGGCGCGCGACTCAGCGACGCGTTCCTAGCCATGACCGGGGAGGGTGTCCGGTGA
- a CDS encoding quinone oxidoreductase family protein: MADGDVPERMQAAALDEFGGPGVITLRILPVPQIADDEVLIKVWSAGVGVWDAFEREGTLVPEGTSFPIVPGADAAGSVAAVGRQVTNVAVGDVVYVYGYTRPKGGFYAEYAATKAQYVAKLPAGLPVEHAGAMPTDALTALSGLDMLGLSAGAWVLIFGASGGQGHLAVQLAKRQGLNVVAVASGAEGVALVTRLGADVALDGHGDLAEVLGRIREVAPDGVDGLLAMAGGETLDKLTEALRDGGVLGYPHGVQPEPSERPGVTVRAYDGETGPRQLQRLNELIEAGPFQVHVAEKFPLGQAAEAHRRLQTSFPGKLLLTVA; the protein is encoded by the coding sequence ATGGCAGACGGCGATGTGCCCGAGCGGATGCAGGCCGCGGCCCTCGACGAGTTCGGCGGCCCGGGGGTGATCACCCTGCGTATCCTGCCGGTGCCACAGATCGCCGACGACGAGGTGCTGATCAAGGTGTGGAGCGCCGGCGTGGGGGTCTGGGACGCCTTCGAACGGGAGGGCACGCTGGTGCCCGAGGGCACCTCGTTCCCGATCGTGCCCGGCGCGGACGCCGCCGGCAGCGTCGCCGCCGTCGGCCGGCAGGTGACCAACGTCGCCGTGGGCGACGTGGTCTACGTGTACGGCTACACCCGGCCGAAGGGCGGCTTCTACGCCGAATACGCGGCGACGAAGGCGCAGTACGTCGCGAAGCTGCCGGCGGGGCTGCCGGTGGAGCACGCGGGGGCCATGCCCACCGACGCGCTGACCGCCTTGTCGGGTCTGGACATGCTCGGCCTGTCCGCCGGCGCGTGGGTGTTGATCTTCGGCGCGAGCGGCGGGCAGGGCCACCTGGCCGTGCAGTTGGCCAAGCGGCAGGGGCTCAACGTGGTCGCCGTGGCGTCCGGGGCGGAGGGCGTGGCGCTGGTGACCCGGCTCGGCGCCGACGTGGCCCTCGACGGTCACGGTGACCTCGCCGAGGTGCTCGGGCGGATCCGGGAGGTGGCGCCGGACGGCGTCGACGGCCTGCTGGCGATGGCCGGTGGCGAGACGCTGGACAAGCTCACCGAGGCGCTGCGCGACGGTGGCGTGCTCGGGTACCCCCACGGGGTGCAACCGGAACCGAGCGAGCGGCCCGGCGTGACGGTCCGGGCGTACGACGGCGAGACCGGCCCCCGGCAGTTGCAGCGCCTCAACGAGCTCATCGAGGCGGGACCCTTCCAGGTGCACGTCGCCGAGAAGTTCCCGCTTGGGCAGGCGGCGGAAGCGCACCGTCGCCTGCAGACCTCCTTCCCAGGCAAGCTGCTGCTCACGGTGGCCTGA
- a CDS encoding efflux RND transporter permease subunit yields the protein MMRWIIGTSLKLRFLVVVGASMLMFFGVLQIRDMPVDAFPEFAPPRVEIQTICIGLSAQDVEELVSVPLEQGLTGIEGLDVMRSKSVSQLSSIILIFKPGTDLMAARLLIQERLTAITPRLPRWANSPFMIQPLSSTSRVMKIGISQADKSDAAHVDMALQAYWTVRPRLMRVPGVANVAIWGDRWHVKQALVDPELMKQHNVTLAQVMEAAGDAVDVGQLKFNGGFEIGTGGWVDTANQRLQVQHQLPALTGQQLAEIPIEVPKGAKPVYLKDVAYITDDIMPPSLLTGDAVINDGPGLMLIVEKLPWGNTLEVTRGVEAALKEMAPGMQGLDVDTEIFRPATFIETSVENLGRAMVIGFILVVLILVLFLFEWRVALISAISIPLSLVAAGLVLHWTGATINTMILAGLVIALGVLVDDAIIDVENIVRRIRQHRRAGSTKSTAAIVLDASVEVRGPIVQATMIILVSTVPIFLLTGLTGSFFRPMAFAYGLAILASLLVALTVIPALALMLLARSPIERRESPLVRWLQRGYTASLARIIPRPAFAYATVVLVLAGGVMVVPMLGQNLFPAFKERDFLMHWVTQPGTSREESVRITEQVSRELRAIPGVRNFGAHIGQGTLADEVVGMNFTENWISIDPKVDYDKTHDAVQKVVDGYPGLQRDVQTYLKERTKEVLTGSSDAIIVRIVGDDLDVLRNKANEVKDLVAGIDGIIDEHVTLQTTVPQVDVQVDLAKAARYGIKPGDVRRTAATFIASEEAGDIWRNGKNTEVHVWSVPSARYSIESVRNLLLDAADGSKVPVGELAEVKMVPTPNQVLRENGSRYINVGANVAAGKALGDVAAEVERRLATVDFPPGYHPQLLGEYKEATSAQDRLRLFAGVAVIGILFLLTTAFNSWRLSFLVLLTLPMALVGGILAAYVGGGILSLGSLVGFFTVLGIAARNGILMINHFQYLEREEGESFGRNLVLRGAKERLSPILMTSLATGLALVPLAIEGSLPGHEIEHPMAVVILGGLFTSTLLNLFVLPSLYLRFGRPKDSSTRRPLAGRLWPMALRSGRSHA from the coding sequence ATGATGCGTTGGATCATTGGAACGAGTCTGAAGCTCCGGTTCCTCGTGGTTGTCGGGGCCTCGATGTTGATGTTCTTCGGCGTCCTGCAGATTCGCGACATGCCCGTCGACGCGTTCCCCGAGTTCGCGCCGCCGAGGGTGGAGATACAGACGATCTGCATCGGACTGTCCGCGCAGGACGTCGAGGAGCTTGTCTCCGTCCCGCTTGAGCAGGGGCTCACCGGGATCGAGGGCCTGGACGTGATGCGCTCCAAGTCGGTCTCCCAGCTCTCCTCGATTATCCTGATCTTCAAGCCGGGGACCGACCTGATGGCGGCCCGCCTGCTGATCCAGGAGCGCCTCACCGCCATCACTCCCAGACTGCCGCGCTGGGCCAACTCCCCCTTCATGATCCAACCGCTGTCGTCGACCAGCCGGGTGATGAAGATCGGGATATCCCAGGCGGACAAGTCCGACGCCGCCCACGTCGACATGGCGCTGCAGGCCTACTGGACGGTCCGGCCCCGCCTGATGCGGGTACCCGGGGTGGCGAACGTGGCCATCTGGGGCGATCGGTGGCACGTCAAGCAGGCCCTCGTCGATCCCGAGCTCATGAAGCAGCACAACGTCACGCTGGCCCAGGTCATGGAGGCCGCCGGAGACGCGGTGGACGTGGGTCAGCTGAAGTTCAACGGCGGGTTCGAGATCGGCACCGGCGGGTGGGTCGACACCGCCAACCAGCGGCTCCAGGTGCAGCACCAACTGCCCGCCCTGACCGGGCAGCAACTGGCCGAGATCCCCATCGAGGTGCCGAAGGGCGCCAAGCCGGTCTACCTGAAGGACGTCGCCTACATCACGGACGACATCATGCCGCCGTCCCTGCTCACGGGGGACGCGGTCATCAACGACGGCCCCGGCCTCATGCTCATCGTCGAGAAGCTGCCCTGGGGCAACACCCTCGAGGTGACCCGCGGGGTGGAGGCCGCGCTGAAGGAGATGGCGCCCGGCATGCAGGGCCTCGACGTCGATACCGAGATCTTCCGGCCGGCGACCTTCATCGAGACCTCGGTCGAGAACCTCGGTCGGGCGATGGTCATCGGATTCATCCTGGTGGTCCTGATCCTGGTGCTCTTCCTCTTCGAGTGGCGGGTCGCGCTGATCAGCGCCATTTCGATCCCGCTCTCCCTCGTCGCGGCGGGACTCGTCCTGCACTGGACCGGGGCCACGATAAATACCATGATCCTGGCCGGGCTGGTGATCGCCCTCGGCGTGCTCGTCGACGACGCCATCATCGACGTTGAGAACATCGTCCGCCGCATCCGCCAGCACCGGCGAGCGGGCAGCACGAAGTCGACCGCCGCCATCGTCCTCGACGCGTCGGTGGAGGTCCGTGGTCCCATCGTCCAGGCCACGATGATCATCCTGGTCAGCACGGTCCCGATCTTCCTGCTCACCGGGCTCACCGGCTCGTTCTTCCGGCCCATGGCGTTCGCCTACGGGCTGGCCATCCTGGCCTCGCTGCTGGTGGCCCTGACGGTGATCCCGGCGCTCGCCCTGATGCTGCTGGCCCGGTCACCGATCGAGCGGCGGGAATCGCCGCTGGTGCGCTGGCTCCAGCGCGGCTATACCGCGTCGCTGGCACGCATCATCCCGCGTCCCGCCTTCGCCTACGCGACCGTCGTACTCGTCCTGGCGGGCGGCGTCATGGTGGTACCGATGCTGGGACAGAACCTGTTCCCCGCGTTCAAGGAGCGGGACTTCCTGATGCACTGGGTGACCCAGCCCGGCACCTCGCGTGAGGAGAGTGTCCGCATCACGGAACAGGTCAGCAGGGAACTGCGGGCGATCCCCGGGGTCCGGAACTTCGGCGCCCACATCGGGCAGGGCACGTTGGCCGACGAGGTCGTCGGCATGAACTTCACCGAGAACTGGATCAGCATCGACCCGAAGGTCGACTACGACAAGACTCATGACGCCGTGCAGAAGGTGGTCGACGGCTATCCCGGCCTGCAGCGCGATGTGCAGACCTATCTGAAGGAGCGCACGAAGGAGGTGCTCACCGGCTCCAGCGACGCCATCATCGTCCGCATCGTCGGCGACGACCTCGACGTGCTTCGCAACAAGGCCAACGAGGTCAAGGACCTCGTCGCCGGGATCGACGGCATCATCGACGAACACGTGACGCTGCAGACCACAGTTCCCCAGGTCGACGTCCAGGTCGACCTGGCCAAGGCGGCCCGGTACGGGATCAAGCCCGGCGACGTACGCCGAACGGCCGCCACGTTCATCGCCAGCGAGGAGGCGGGCGACATCTGGCGGAACGGCAAGAACACCGAGGTGCACGTGTGGAGCGTGCCGAGTGCCCGGTACAGCATCGAGAGCGTCCGTAACCTCCTTTTGGACGCGGCGGACGGGAGCAAGGTCCCCGTGGGCGAGCTGGCCGAGGTCAAGATGGTGCCCACGCCCAACCAGGTCCTGCGGGAGAATGGATCGCGGTATATCAACGTGGGCGCCAATGTGGCCGCGGGGAAGGCCTTGGGCGACGTCGCGGCCGAGGTTGAGCGCCGCCTGGCGACGGTGGACTTCCCGCCCGGCTACCACCCACAACTGCTCGGTGAGTACAAGGAGGCGACGAGCGCCCAGGACCGGCTGCGGCTCTTCGCCGGCGTCGCGGTGATCGGGATCCTGTTCCTGCTGACCACCGCCTTCAACAGCTGGCGGCTGTCGTTCCTCGTCCTCCTCACGCTGCCCATGGCTCTGGTGGGCGGGATCCTCGCGGCATACGTCGGTGGCGGCATCCTTTCGCTCGGCTCGCTCGTGGGATTCTTCACCGTGCTGGGCATCGCCGCGCGTAACGGCATTCTCATGATCAACCATTTCCAGTATCTCGAGCGGGAGGAAGGGGAAAGCTTCGGCCGAAACCTCGTCCTCCGTGGCGCGAAGGAGCGACTCTCGCCGATCCTCATGACCTCGTTGGCGACCGGGCTCGCCCTGGTTCCCCTGGCCATCGAGGGCAGCCTGCCCGGTCACGAGATAGAACACCCGATGGCGGTGGTGATTCTGGGTGGCCTGTTCACCTCGACTCTGCTGAACCTGTTTGTCCTCCCGTCGCTCTATCTGCGTTTCGGCCGACCCAAGGATTCGTCCACGCGCCGGCCGCTTGCCGGGCGGTTATGGCCCATGGCCCTGCGGTCCGGAAGGTCCCATGCCTGA
- a CDS encoding response regulator transcription factor, with protein MRILVVEDDKHLARSVKRGLEAEGFAAEVALDGIDGLWRATDGDFDVIVLDIMLPGKNGFQVCAELREAGNWTPILMLTAKDGELDEAEALDTGADDYLSKPFSYVVLVARIRALLRRGSRERPATLNVGDLRLDPAAHRVWRGETEVSLTPRQFALLEFLMRRPGEVLSKGTILAHVWDFAFDGDPNIVEVYVRHLRRKIDEPFGRSAIQTVRLVGYRLDPDGG; from the coding sequence GTGCGCATCCTCGTGGTCGAGGACGACAAGCACCTCGCCCGGTCGGTCAAGCGTGGACTGGAGGCCGAGGGGTTCGCTGCTGAGGTCGCACTCGACGGCATCGACGGCCTCTGGCGGGCCACGGACGGCGACTTCGACGTCATCGTTCTCGACATCATGCTTCCCGGCAAGAACGGCTTCCAGGTGTGCGCCGAGTTGCGTGAGGCCGGCAACTGGACCCCGATTCTCATGCTCACGGCCAAGGACGGCGAGCTGGACGAGGCGGAAGCTCTCGATACCGGAGCCGATGACTACCTGTCCAAGCCGTTCTCCTATGTCGTACTGGTCGCCAGAATTCGGGCGCTGCTGCGCCGGGGTTCGCGGGAGCGCCCGGCCACGCTGAATGTCGGCGACCTGCGGCTCGACCCCGCCGCCCACCGGGTCTGGCGTGGGGAAACGGAGGTCTCACTCACTCCGCGCCAGTTCGCCCTCCTCGAGTTCCTCATGCGGCGTCCGGGCGAAGTGCTTTCCAAGGGCACCATCCTCGCCCACGTCTGGGACTTCGCGTTCGACGGCGACCCGAACATCGTCGAGGTCTACGTCCGGCACCTACGCAGGAAGATCGACGAGCCGTTCGGTCGATCCGCGATCCAGACCGTCCGTCTCGTCGGCTACCGACTGGACCCCGATGGCGGCTGA
- a CDS encoding sensor histidine kinase, with protein MRARTTVAATIVVGVALVVTAVSLVMFLRFSLVERVDDIARVRAHDVATLARQGTLPTELAVEGDDGSIAQVVDGAGRVVAATAGLQRDQSLARFRPPGAGSEVRTVDGLPFGEAGSYRVIALPTATPEGPVTVYVAASLSPVDDVVDVLQGALATGAPLLLALVAVTTWTVAGRTLRPVDAIRAEVADISERSLDRRVSVPATDDEISRLAGTMNMMLDRLDAAAERQRRFVADASHELQTPLAAARTDLEVALAHPDRTRWNETAADLLAANRRMERLVRDLLFLARADAGVPRPPARPVDLDDIVLAEAARIRGGGHLRVDTGAVSAAAVDGRRDDLTRAVRNLFDNAEHHASSLIRVELGSDDRRVTLIVHDDGPGIPPADRKRVFERFTRLDDDRSRRTGGTGLGLAIAREIIDAHGGSIDVEDAPRGARFVIRLPAR; from the coding sequence GTGCGCGCCCGTACCACCGTGGCCGCCACGATCGTCGTCGGTGTCGCCCTCGTGGTCACCGCCGTGAGCCTGGTGATGTTTCTGCGATTTTCGCTGGTCGAACGCGTCGACGACATTGCGAGGGTACGTGCGCACGACGTCGCGACCCTGGCCCGCCAGGGCACACTCCCCACGGAGCTGGCCGTCGAGGGTGACGACGGAAGCATCGCCCAGGTCGTGGACGGCGCCGGCCGGGTGGTGGCCGCCACCGCCGGACTTCAGCGCGATCAGTCTCTCGCCCGGTTCCGCCCTCCCGGGGCGGGGTCCGAGGTTCGCACAGTGGACGGCCTTCCGTTCGGCGAGGCCGGCAGCTACCGGGTCATCGCGCTGCCCACGGCTACGCCCGAAGGGCCGGTGACCGTCTACGTTGCGGCGAGTCTTTCCCCGGTCGATGACGTCGTCGACGTTCTCCAGGGCGCCCTTGCCACCGGTGCTCCACTGCTGCTGGCACTCGTCGCCGTCACGACCTGGACGGTCGCGGGTCGCACCCTGCGGCCGGTGGACGCCATCCGGGCCGAGGTCGCCGACATCTCCGAACGCTCCCTCGACCGGCGCGTGTCCGTGCCGGCCACGGACGACGAGATCAGTCGGCTCGCGGGCACGATGAACATGATGCTCGACCGGTTGGATGCCGCCGCCGAGCGTCAACGCCGCTTCGTCGCGGACGCCTCGCACGAGCTGCAGACCCCGCTCGCCGCGGCGCGCACCGATCTGGAGGTCGCGCTCGCCCACCCTGACCGCACCAGATGGAACGAAACCGCCGCCGACCTGCTCGCGGCGAACCGTCGCATGGAGCGGCTGGTCCGGGACCTGCTCTTCCTCGCACGGGCGGACGCCGGCGTTCCCCGCCCCCCAGCCCGTCCCGTCGACCTCGACGACATCGTCCTGGCCGAGGCGGCCCGGATCCGGGGCGGCGGCCACCTGCGGGTCGACACCGGCGCGGTCTCGGCGGCTGCCGTCGACGGCCGTCGCGACGACCTGACCCGGGCCGTACGCAATCTGTTCGACAACGCCGAGCACCATGCCTCGTCCCTGATCAGGGTCGAGCTCGGCAGCGACGACCGCCGGGTCACGTTGATCGTCCACGACGACGGGCCGGGGATTCCGCCCGCGGACCGGAAGCGCGTCTTCGAGCGATTCACGCGCCTCGACGATGACCGGAGCCGTCGCACGGGCGGCACCGGTCTCGGTCTGGCCATCGCGAGAGAGATCATCGACGCACACGGAGGCTCGATAGACGTCGAGGACGCGCCTCGCGGCGCACGGTTCGTCATCCGCCTACCCGCGCGCTAA
- a CDS encoding ABC transporter permease has product MTTGLSGRVRSAEPSAGGVRGDGPGWRVVAEQECRDLWVSGRGPVLVFAFSVVLSVMTYLAGTNQVLNFLEQREAVNLTLQVAVAIGVLVTLVVSADAISGERERGTLESLLLAPVSRRAIVLGKMAAALSLWLATFVVSVPYLWVLGRGVSIVGQALLLGLLVGTLLAVALAALGLLISAISSSNKVSLAISLFLLLAFFAPTQLPGGTPRGWFGDVLVRLNPVDAALHYLTAVLVNGHAWTRDLSYLISPLLTAVLAGGVLVAAGTRIVRLYGGVSGA; this is encoded by the coding sequence GTGACGACGGGTCTGAGCGGGCGGGTCCGGAGCGCCGAACCCAGCGCGGGCGGGGTTCGCGGCGATGGCCCGGGTTGGCGGGTCGTCGCCGAACAGGAGTGCCGCGATCTGTGGGTGAGCGGGCGCGGCCCGGTGTTGGTCTTCGCGTTCAGCGTCGTCCTGAGCGTCATGACCTACCTTGCCGGTACCAATCAGGTGCTCAACTTCCTCGAGCAGCGGGAGGCGGTGAACCTCACCCTGCAGGTTGCGGTGGCGATCGGCGTCCTCGTCACGCTGGTGGTCAGCGCCGACGCGATCAGCGGGGAGCGGGAGCGGGGCACGCTGGAGAGCCTGCTGCTCGCACCCGTCTCCCGCCGGGCGATCGTGCTGGGGAAGATGGCCGCCGCCTTGTCGCTCTGGCTCGCGACCTTCGTCGTGAGTGTGCCGTACCTGTGGGTGCTCGGACGCGGAGTGTCCATCGTCGGGCAGGCGCTGCTGCTGGGCCTGCTCGTCGGCACGCTGCTGGCGGTCGCGCTCGCCGCGCTCGGTCTGCTGATCAGCGCCATTTCGAGTTCCAACAAGGTCAGTCTCGCAATAAGCCTGTTCCTGCTGTTGGCGTTCTTCGCGCCGACCCAGTTGCCCGGCGGCACGCCGAGGGGCTGGTTCGGAGACGTCCTCGTCCGGCTCAACCCGGTCGACGCGGCGCTGCACTACCTGACGGCTGTGCTCGTCAACGGGCACGCCTGGACGCGGGACCTGTCCTACCTGATCTCTCCGCTACTCACCGCGGTACTGGCCGGGGGCGTCCTGGTTGCCGCCGGCACCCGGATCGTCAGGCTGTATGGAGGGGTGAGCGGAGCATGA